Proteins from one Penicillium digitatum chromosome 2, complete sequence genomic window:
- a CDS encoding Transcription factor Tos4, putative, with translation MESSPLKSRVGSILGVKRPAALLPAFEPSSSPSLPRPQKRVAREPDVSTYPTPVPTSSTHIMSSSPPPGVAASRPSLPRSFSAALERTPLSAVPAIMLSENGEPTLMGRSSVSCHHQLAASRMISRVHVKATFKPAPNPFDRDRVEIVCMGWNGIKIHCQGRKYDLAKGKTFTSDIKDADIMIDVHEARVLVQWPRSERRDCPSTDSEQTSDEATPTQRRQSRRELQESPLLDRQRLASPVSPSPAVQNAIPPSSPIFTPSRSRAAVVVFEDEPSPLKRHNTVAGVISQSARRATALLHTSRASELSDLSRSEEFSDNDEENDPIIHSFGPFGENLLPRMASFRAGDSPIQTARSPRSRLPVPPLQPTRSPIQPATTHENRESETPEAKPQYTDERSERVRNHAANQLAFSRLSSTPFSTILNNLPPAHWKSGPEYPTSLSRSDIRKILESTKFIGRVAREGKDAAGKPLESEYYYIPDEDDDVMRRSAVVDDLRKPGLRNCRKQHKQYFWRKPK, from the exons CCTACGCCGGTCCCGACCTCGTCGACCCACATCATGTCCTCTTCGCCTCCTCCTGGCGTCGCTGCCTCCCGACCTTCCCTCCCACGGTCCTTCTCTGCTGCCCTCGAACGCACGCCGTTGTCTGCCGTGCCTGCGATAATGTTGTCGGAGAATGGGGAGCCCACTCTGATGGGCAGATCCAGTGTCTCATGCCATCATCAGCTCGCTGCTAGTCGAATGATCTCTCGTGTTCATGTTAAGGCTACATTCAAGCCGGCTCCAAATCCATTCGATCGGGATAGGGTTGAAATCGTTTGTATGGGATGGAATGGGATAAAGATTCACTGCCAAGGGAGGAAATATGACTTGGCCAAAGGCAAGACCTTTACCTCGGACATCAAGGATGCAGATATCATGATAGATGTCCATGAGGCTCGTGTTTTAGTACAATGGCCCCGCAGTGAACGAAGAGACTGCCCTTCGACAGACTCAGAACAGACCAGTGACGAAGCAACACCAACTCAGCGACGCCAATCCCGTCGAGAGCTGCAGGAAAGTCCGCTCCTGGATCGTCAGCGTCTGGCATCGCCTGTCTCCCCTTCTCCTGCTGTTCAGAATGCCATTCCCCCATCCTCGCCGATTTTCACACCTTCTCGTTCTCGTGCCGCAGTAGTGGTGTTCGAGGATGAGCCCTCCCCATTGAAGCGTCACAACACCGTCGCTGGGGTTATTTCTCAGAGTGCCCGTCGTGCTACTGCTCTGCTCCACACTTCGCGGGCAAGCGAATTAAGTGATCTGAGTAGATCTGAAGAGTTCTCTGATAATGACGAAGAGAATGATCCCATCATCCACTCCTTCGGGCCATTTGGAGAGAACCTTCTTCCGCGTATGGCTTCTTTCCGGGCGGGTGATTCCCCCATTCAGACTGCTCGTTCTCCCCGCAGCCGGCTGCCCGTCCCGCCTCTCCAGCCTACCCGATCCCCTATACAGCCAGCCACCACCCACGAGAACAGGGAATCCGAGACCCCTGAGGCCAAGCCCCAGTACACTGATGAACGATCTGAGAGAGTCCGCAATCACGCTGCCAATCAACTCGCTTTTTCCCGACTGTCCTCCACGCCCTTCTCCACCATCTTGAATAATCTCCCACCCGCTCACTGGAAGTCTGGTCCCGAGTACCCCACCAGCCTGTCTAGGTCTGATATCCGCAAAATTCTCGAATCGACCAAGTTTATTGGCAGAGTTGCCCGCGAAGGCAAGGATGCTGCTGGCAAGCCACTAGAGAGTGAATATTACTACATTcccgatgaggatgatgatgttaTGCGGCGGTCTGCCGTGGTGGATGATCTTCGGAAGCCTGGCCTGCGTAACTGTCGGAAGCAACACAAG CAATACTTCTGGCGCAAGCCCAAATGA
- a CDS encoding Nonsense-mediated mRNA decay factor (Upf2), putative — MDRQRKRELRDLNERAWAGESDVFPTSKSLDSALKKNTAFIKRLRTGISASALSTFLADIRTLSLHKYLSEIISACYEGLCKLKTPGEIAAGVEVVSALHQRFGPWEFTRQIGWLLGRGLSTPDKAQLKALSQEIREREEKDRLSRHRVLLRVVTELWLVNVLKTLDDVERPEELGAKGKEGAVGIGNKPSDAPLKAKTPVTGAKDQDKQADPFPLEVLKELLGHDRDHTNLPLAVLFVKSFSWDIVGSKLAEDGRKPGEVDGATTISAADAQTTETNEDAHLETDLPLTPEKTQQRFRSILSRYLEDVKAHVVRDQRALAQQNRRNAEAYVKSGEIFEDRQANFEKQSKVLEKLVANTQVLCEALGTDMPDLAEKEPTDASASGGIGLVKTTDYLRGQGEGAGIWEDEEERRFYENLVDLKGKVPAVLLEDGKKKKSEAEESGKRKPDGETADSAEPSDEKSAADADDQSTAIASKTVGAQVDSLLAKLPELQTKDQVDQFALDFCWVNSKASRNRLVKAVSDIPKGRIDLLPLYSRLVATLGQYLPDIPQGLTTYLDEEFRSLQRRKSKEFLGQVRMSNVRYLAELTKFGVVPEHIIFHCFKVSLDEFSRMNIEIIGHLLENCGRYLLRNPDSSPRMASFLETLSRKKTVQHLAQQERMVIENAIYYVDPPPRPAIQQKERTPMEQYIRRLIYLDMNKRNYTKILKSIRKLHWEEQEVVEILERVFSKPVKVKYGSIHLLAILVSALYRYHQGFVIGIVDNVLEQVTLGLEQNDFKFNQKRIAEIKYLGELYNYKMIDSPVIFDTLYRLITFGHEGGTPAPGKICMLDLPDDYFRLRLACTLLDTCGHCFDRGSAKKKLDFFLAFFQYYLFTKDPLPMDVDFLVQDTYHFIRPQWKIATDGEEATRIFSEAVALNYNVQDSERPVEPDEEDADSSSSDEDLEEDAIPEIDEDQESSDEAEASGPNLEANDDSNSESEDEQIVVTRQEEERDPVTEAEFDREFEKMMAESMDSRRFERKTVFDIPLPMKRPRENMPSPEPIPAEPVAPKTMAFSLMTKKGNKQQTRTIDLPSDSTFAIAMRSQQQADREEQQRIKNLVLNYEASTEPEPTETATQEKRTPAGQRMDKAGANRSAFRSRKLQLSDVNW, encoded by the exons ATGGATCGCCAACGTAAAA GGGAGCTTCGCGACCTGAATGAGCGAGCTTGGGCAGGCGAATCTG ATGTATTCCCCACTAGCAAGTCCCTTGACTCGGCGCTCAAAAAGAATACTGCCTTCATCAAACGTCTACGCACCGGCATTAGTGCCTCCGCTCTTTCCACTTTCCTCGCTGACATCCGCACGCTCTCGCTCCACAAGTACCTTTCCGAGATCATTTCTGCCTGCTACGAAGGTCTGTGCAAGCTCAAAACCCCTGGAGAAATCGCCGCTGGAGTGGAGGTCGTGAGTGCGCTACACCAGCGTTTTGGACCCTGGGAATTTACACGGCAGATCGGCTGGCTGCTCGGCCGGGGACTAAGCACACCGGATAAAGCGCAGCTCAAGGCACTCAGCCAGGAGATACGGGAACGCGAAGAGAAAGACCGCCTGTCTCGGCACCGTGTTCTCCTCCGCGTCGTTACAGAGCTTTGGCTGGTCAATGTGTTGAAGACTCTCGATGATGTCGAGCGACCTGAGGAACTGGGCGCGAAGGGCAAAGAAGGTGCAGTTGGCATTGGGAACAAGCCGTCCGATGCGCCGCTGAAAGCCAAGACTCCCGTGACGGGTGCGAAGGACCAAGACAAACAGGCTGACCCGTTCCCATTGGAGGTTTTGAAGGAATTGCTCGGTCACGACCGTGATCATACAAACCTGCCCCTTGCAGTCTTGTTTGTGAAGAGTTTTAGCTGGGACATCGTCGGCTCAAAGCTTGCTGAAGATGGTAGAAAACCCGGTGAGGTGGATGGCGCTACCACGATTTCTGCCGCGGACGCACAGACTACAGAGACCAATGAGGATGCCCACTTGGAGACCGATTTGCCCCTAACTCCAGAGAAAACTCAGCAGCGGTTTAGAAGCATCTTAAGCCGGTATCTCGAAGATGTTAAGGCTCATGTGGTGAGAGATCAGAGAGCGCTGGCACAGCAAAACCGTCGCAATGCTGAAGCATACGTGAAGAGTGGTGAGATCTTTGAGGACCGCCAAGCCAATTTCGAGAAGCAATCGAAGGTCCTAGAGAAGCTTGTGGCAAATACTCAGGTGCTGTGCGAGGCTTTGGGAACCGACATGCCCGACCTAGCCGAGAAGGAACCCACCGATGCCTCTGCCAGTGGTGGTATTGGCCTTGTGAAGACCACTGATTATCTAAGAGGCCAAGGCGAGGGTGCTGGGATTTGGGAAGACGAGGAGGAGCGACGCTTCTATGAGAATCTGGTCGATCTGAAGGGCAAGGTGCCTGCGGTTTTGCTTGAGGATggcaaaaagaagaagagcgaAGCCGAGGAGTCGGGGAAAAGGAAGCCAGATGGCGAAACCGCCGACTCTGCCGAGCCTTCAGACGAGAAGTCTGCTGCGGATGCTGATGACCAGTCAACTGCCATTGCCAGCAAGACCGTGGGTGCCCAGGTGGACTCCCTTCTTGCCAAACTTCCCGAGCTGCAAACCAAAGATCAAGTCGACCAGTTTGCCCTGGATTTCTGCTGGGTCAATTCTAAAGCGTCACGGAACAGGCTAGTCAAAGCTGTGTCGGATATCCCCAAGGGTCGCATTGATCTCTTGCCCCTGTATTCTCGCTTAGTGGCAACCCTTGGACAGTACCTGCCAGACATTCCACAAGGACTGACTACTTATCTTGATGAAGAGTTTCGAAGTCTGCAGCGGCGCAAGTCCAAGGAGTTCCTCGGTCAAGTACGCATGAGCAATGTTCGCTACCTAGCTGAATTAACCAAATTTGGTGTCGTTCCAGAACATATTATCTTCCATTGCTTCAAGGTTTCCCTTGACGAATTTTCACGCATGAACATTGAAATTATCGGCCATTTGCTGGAGAATTGTGGTCGTTACCTTCTACGCAACCCCGACTCATCACCCCGGATGGCTTCTTTCCTTGAGACCCTGAGTCGTAAGAAGACCGTGCAACATCTGGCCCAGCAGGAGAGGATGGTGATCGAAAATGCCATCTACTATGTTGACCCACCACCACGTCCAGCGATCCAGCAGAAGGAACGCACGCCTATGGAGCAGTACATCCGCCGGTTGATCTATCTTGATATGAACAAGCGGAATTACACCAAGATCTTGAAATCTATCCGCAAACTTCACTGGGAGGAGCAAGAAGTCGTCGAGATCCTGGAACGTGTGTTCAGCAAGCCCGTCAAAGTGAAGTATGGCAGCATCCACCTTTTGGCAATTCTTGTCAGTGCTTTATACCGGTACCACCAGGGTTTCGTGATTGGAATTGTCGACAACGTCCTGGAGCAGGTAACGCTTGGCCTCGAGCAGAACGATTTCAAGTTTAACCAGAAGCGTATTGCGGAAATCAAATATTTAGGTGAGCTCTACAACTACAAGATGATTGATTCCCCCGTGATCTTCGATACGTTGTACCGCCTTATCACCTTTGGCCATGAAGGTGGTACCCCGGCCCCCGGAAAGATTTGTATGCTGGACTTGCCAGACGACTACTTCCGCTTGCGCTTGGCATGCACTCTTCTCGATACATGTGGCCACTGCTTCGACCGTGGTTCTGCcaagaagaaattggatttCTTCCTTGCTTTCTTCCAGTACTACTTATTTACCAAGGACCCGTTGCCCATGGATGTCGACTTCCTTGTCCAGGATACGTACCACTTTATCCGCCCGCAGTGGAAGATTGCCACCGATGGCGAAGAAGCAACCCGGATTTTTAGCGAGGCTGTGGCCCTGAACTACAATGTTCAGGATTCCGAGAGACCGGTTGAAcccgacgaagaagatgcagaTAGCAGCTCTTCTGACGAGGATCTCGAGGAGGATGCTATTCCCGAAATAGACGAAGACCAGGAATCCAGCGATGAGGCCGAA GCGTCTGGACCCAACCTGGAGGCAAATGACGACAGCAATAGTGAGTCCGAGGACGAACAAATTGTTGTTACCAGACAGGAAGAGGAGCGAGACCCAGTTACCGAGGCTGAATTTGATCGAGAATTCGAGAAGATGATGGCTGAGAGCATGGACTCGAGACGTTTCGAACGAAAGACTGTCTTTGATATCCCTCTTCCCATGAAGCGCCCCCGCGAGAACATGCCCAGCCCTGAGCCAATCCCGGCAGAACCAGTTGCGCCCAAAACAATGGCCTTTTCCCTGATGACGAAGAAGGGAAACAAGCAACAG ACTCGCACCATCGATCTCCCGTCGGACTCAACCTTTGCTATTGCCATGCGGAGCCAGCAACAAGCCGATCGAGAAGAACAGCAACGCATTAAGAACCTGGTCCTGAACTACGAGGCGTCGACTGAACCCGAACCCACCGAGA CAGCAACCCAAGAGAAGCGCACCCCCGCTGGCCAACGAATGGACAAAGCCGGTGCGAACCGGTCCGCTTTCCGTTCCCGTAAACTCCAGCTCAGCGACGTCAATTGGTAA